One genomic window of Parasteatoda tepidariorum isolate YZ-2023 chromosome 9, CAS_Ptep_4.0, whole genome shotgun sequence includes the following:
- the LOC107445746 gene encoding popeye domain-containing protein 3, with product MLFTTSYESEKSGLTHPNALEHNFSEIQQFSSTLNPNISMENASYNFSDKENFNSTSSAFLNWTYCFYYLTATPNHALFQIANVFLFLSYLAPVGVHGLLFLRSCLMLGSLFFALWGWIVLCAFDTFLWNAVFTLINFIHVIILLYILRPVKFNRKLEEIYKELFQPLRVSRHQFKRIVHCMREIKSLKPKDPYCVENVTKVDRLSLVISGRLVVSQNGRPLHIVDNKQFLDSPEWFGVCTNDTYQVSITALEESQVLVWHRDKLKLSICNDSFLQAVFDNILGKDVVKKLLLVSETSCNGNGFYVCEDVVAETTKLLAKSKNKPGQTGLSVLLSRQVKNRETNVWTLAKKGHGDVDAETSV from the exons ATGCTTTTCACTACCTCATATGAGAGCGAAAAAAGTGGTCTTACCCATCCCAATGCTCTAGAACATAACTTCAGTGAAATTCAGCAGTTCAGTTCTACTTTAAATCCCAATATCTCAATGGAAAATGCTTCATATAATTTTAGTGATAAAGAAAACTTCAACTCGACATCCTCAGCTTTTCTGAACTGGACTTATTGTTTCTATTATTTGACAGCAACGCCAAATCATGCTCTTTTTCAGATAgccaatgtttttcttttcctttcttacTTGGCGCCAGTGGGTGTTCATGGTTTACTTTTCCTTCGATCTTGTTTGATGTTGGGTTCTCTTTTCTTTGCTCTGTGGGGTTGGATTGTTCTATGTGCCTTCGATACCTTCCTCTGGAATGCAGTATtcacattaattaatttcatacatGTCATTATACTTTTGTACATACTAAGACCAGTGAAATTCAATAGAAAGTTAGAAGAGATCTATAAAGAACTGTTTCAACCCCTTCGAGTTTCACGTCATCAATTTAAACGAATTGTTCATTGTATGCGGGAAATAAAGAGCTTGAAACCTAAAGATCCTTATTGTGTTGAAAATGTAACTAAGGTGGATCGCCTTTCCTTGGTTATTTCTGGCAG ACTTGTTGTTTCCCAGAATGGCCGTCCTCTACACATTGTGGACAACAAGCAATTTTTGGACTCTCCTGAATGGTTTGGAGTATGTACGAATGATACTTACCAG GTGTCTATAACTGCTCTAGAGGAAAGCCAGGTTCTTGTGTGGCACAGAGATAAGCTAAAATTGTCTATTTGCAATGATTCTTTTCTCCAAGCTGTGTTTGACAATATTTTGGGTAAAGATGTTGTGAAAAAGTTATTGCTTGTATCAGAGACATCTTGCAATGGGAATGGATTTTATGTGTGTGAAGACGTCGTTGCGGAGACTACTAAGCTACTTgccaaaagtaaaaacaaaccGGGGCAAACAGGTTTAAGTGTACTTCTTTCTCGACAAGTGAAAA aTCGAGAAACCAACGTTTGGACGCTTGCCAAAAAAGGACACGGAGATGTCGATGCTGAAACTTCAGTTTGA